From one Mya arenaria isolate MELC-2E11 chromosome 4, ASM2691426v1 genomic stretch:
- the LOC128232209 gene encoding histone deacetylase 6-like, protein MAEQGSSNGAEGGKVSSNTDLLKQYEKQGVEAMYAVEPLSWCDHLQQVAPLPEAGLNVEDPCTDCEAKGENWVCLVCYKVYCSRYVASHMVTHGEAAGHPVVLSYADLSVWCYKCDNYVANEVLKPIIASAHKSKFGKEL, encoded by the exons ATGGCAGAACAAGGGTCCAGTAATGGAGCGGAAGGTGGCAAAGTGTCATCAAACACCGACCTTCTCAAGCAATATGAGAAACAG GGTGTGGAGGCGATGTACGCGGTAGAGCCGTTGTCATGGTGTGATCACCTGCAGCAGGTGGCACCATTACCGGAAGCTGGCCTCAATGTGGAAGACCCATGCACAGATTGTGAAGCGAAGGGTGAAAACTGGGTTTGCCTTGTGTGCTACAAG GTGTACTGTAGCCGGTACGTTGCGAGCCACATGGTGACTCACGGGGAGGCAGCCGGACATCCGGTTGTGCTCAGCTACGCCGACCTGTCCGTGTGGTGCTATAAGTGTGACAATTATGTGGCCAATGAG GTTCTAAAGCCTATCATAGCTTCTGCCCACAAGAGCAAGTTTGGCAAGGAGCTGTAA